One region of Polaribacter pectinis genomic DNA includes:
- a CDS encoding MIP/aquaporin family protein — protein MKRYISEFIGTFSMIFCGTGAMTVNEVTGGEVTHVGIAITWGLIVMAMIYAFGETSGAHFNPAVSIAFAYAKKFSWKEVPKYIIAQILGAFAASLILWFLFPASENLGATIPTVDVWRAFVLELLLTFFLMVVIINVSTGSKEIGIIAGIAIGSVVLLEAMFAGPITNASMNPARSLAPNIVSGNIQGLWLYMIAPVLGALLAVVSCKLVKDDNCCDNASC, from the coding sequence ATGAAAAGATATATTTCTGAATTTATTGGAACTTTCTCAATGATTTTCTGTGGAACAGGAGCAATGACTGTTAACGAAGTTACTGGTGGAGAAGTTACCCATGTTGGGATTGCAATTACTTGGGGTTTAATTGTTATGGCAATGATTTACGCTTTTGGCGAAACTTCTGGAGCGCATTTTAATCCTGCAGTATCAATCGCTTTTGCGTATGCTAAAAAGTTTTCTTGGAAAGAAGTACCAAAATATATAATTGCTCAAATTTTAGGAGCTTTTGCTGCGAGTTTAATACTATGGTTTCTGTTTCCTGCAAGTGAAAATTTAGGAGCAACTATACCAACTGTAGATGTTTGGCGAGCATTTGTGTTAGAATTGTTATTAACTTTTTTCTTAATGGTAGTCATTATAAACGTTTCTACAGGAAGCAAAGAAATAGGAATTATTGCTGGAATTGCAATTGGTTCTGTGGTTTTGTTAGAAGCAATGTTTGCTGGGCCAATTACAAATGCTTCTATGAATCCTGCGCGTTCTTTAGCGCCAAATATTGTTTCTGGAAATATACAAGGATTGTGGTTGTATATGATTGCGCCAGTATTAGGAGCTTTGTTGGCAGTAGTTTCTTGTAAATTAGTAAAAGATGATAATTGTTGTGATAATGCAAGTTGTTAA
- a CDS encoding NAD(P)H-binding protein produces the protein MNRVSILGCGWLGKPLAISLLEDGLSVKGSTTSEEKIAILEAEGIETYLVNISEFEEFDDFLNTDILIIAITSKDLDGFENLISQIQNSSVQKVIFISSTSVYPRINKKMTEEDIVVENNPLVEIENLFRENTFFETTIIRFAGLFGGERHPANWFKNGKKIPQPKGFVNMIHREDCIEIMHTIIAKNCWNETFNACSNHHPTREEFYVNARMSKGLEVPVFEENDTYEWKIISSKKLQNVLDYEFIHDNLMKI, from the coding sequence ATGAATAGAGTAAGTATTTTAGGTTGTGGTTGGCTAGGAAAACCACTAGCAATTTCATTGTTAGAAGATGGGTTATCTGTTAAGGGTTCTACAACTTCGGAAGAAAAAATAGCAATTTTAGAAGCTGAAGGAATTGAAACTTATTTAGTAAATATCTCTGAATTTGAAGAGTTTGACGATTTTTTAAATACTGATATTTTAATTATTGCAATCACATCTAAAGATCTAGATGGTTTTGAAAACTTGATTTCTCAAATACAGAATTCTTCTGTGCAAAAAGTGATTTTTATTAGTTCTACTTCAGTATATCCTAGAATTAATAAAAAAATGACGGAAGAAGATATTGTTGTAGAAAATAATCCGTTGGTAGAAATTGAAAATTTATTTAGAGAAAACACTTTTTTCGAAACAACAATTATTCGTTTTGCTGGTTTGTTTGGTGGAGAAAGGCATCCAGCTAACTGGTTTAAAAACGGAAAGAAAATTCCGCAACCAAAAGGTTTTGTAAATATGATTCATAGAGAAGATTGTATTGAAATTATGCATACAATTATTGCTAAGAATTGCTGGAATGAAACATTTAATGCGTGTTCTAATCATCATCCTACAAGGGAAGAGTTTTATGTAAATGCTAGAATGAGCAAAGGTTTAGAAGTACCAGTTTTTGAAGAAAATGACACATACGAATGGAAAATTATTAGTTCTAAAAAGTTACAAAACGTTTTAGACTATGAGTTTATTCATGATAATTTAATGAAGATTTAG
- the gldG gene encoding gliding motility-associated ABC transporter substrate-binding protein GldG: protein MNKNTKYIIYLILGLIVLNVINQSFYKRFDLTADKRYTLSKTTNTIISNVDKILFINVYLEGDFPSEFKRLQVETKQYLEELAAENSNIKIHFENPDNQRENLVKKGMLPSQLTVEEEGKLSEAIIFPWAEINYGDKIEIVSLLPNAIVASQDEQLQKAIENLEYSFSNAINSITQKKQKSIAVITGNGELPDIYQYSFLNEVAKKYRLAKFTLDSVATNPQQTLKDLASIDLAIIAKPTQLFSSEEKFVLDQFIANGGKTLWMIDNVQADQDSLFNGGKMLAYPRDLGLTDLLFSYGIRINTTLVKDLYAAKIPVATGQVGNQTQFQNLEWFYHPLVGGNPNHPITKNVSPVRLQFANQIDTLKNNIKKTPLLVSSLLTQKVGTPTFIELQSIADEVLETDYKSGNQLFAVLLEGNFNSAYKNRVKPFETSLFKENAINNKMIVIADGDVGKNQILKEQPFDLSRDKWTNEQFGNKDFLLNSVDYLLDDVGLMNLRNKSLQIRMLDKQKAFKERTYWQFLNVVLPLILLFIFGFVFNYLRKRKYS, encoded by the coding sequence ATGAATAAAAACACAAAATATATAATTTATTTAATTCTTGGTTTAATAGTTTTAAACGTTATAAATCAATCTTTTTATAAACGTTTCGATTTAACTGCCGACAAACGTTACACACTTTCTAAAACTACAAATACAATTATTTCTAATGTTGATAAAATTCTCTTTATAAATGTATATTTAGAAGGCGATTTTCCATCAGAATTTAAACGATTACAAGTAGAAACCAAACAATATTTAGAAGAGTTAGCAGCAGAAAATTCTAACATAAAAATACATTTCGAAAATCCCGATAACCAAAGAGAAAACTTGGTTAAAAAAGGAATGTTACCAAGTCAATTAACAGTAGAAGAAGAAGGAAAACTTTCTGAAGCCATAATATTTCCATGGGCAGAAATTAACTACGGAGATAAAATAGAAATTGTTTCATTACTGCCAAATGCAATTGTGGCCTCGCAAGATGAGCAATTGCAGAAAGCAATTGAAAATCTTGAGTATAGTTTTTCGAATGCAATTAATTCCATCACTCAAAAAAAACAAAAAAGTATTGCCGTAATTACTGGAAATGGCGAACTACCAGACATTTATCAATATAGTTTTTTAAATGAAGTTGCTAAAAAATATCGTTTGGCAAAGTTCACTTTAGATTCTGTTGCTACAAATCCGCAGCAAACTTTAAAAGATTTAGCATCAATAGATTTGGCAATTATAGCCAAACCAACTCAATTATTTTCTTCGGAAGAAAAGTTTGTTTTAGACCAGTTTATTGCAAATGGCGGAAAAACACTTTGGATGATAGATAATGTACAAGCAGACCAAGATAGTTTGTTTAACGGAGGAAAAATGTTAGCATATCCAAGAGATTTAGGGTTAACAGATTTGTTATTTTCATACGGAATTAGAATCAACACAACATTAGTTAAAGATTTATATGCAGCAAAAATACCTGTTGCAACTGGCCAAGTTGGTAACCAAACACAGTTTCAAAATTTAGAATGGTTTTACCATCCTTTGGTTGGAGGAAATCCAAATCATCCAATCACAAAAAATGTTTCTCCTGTAAGATTACAGTTTGCAAATCAGATTGATACTTTAAAAAATAACATTAAAAAAACACCTTTATTAGTTAGCTCTTTATTAACTCAAAAAGTAGGAACGCCAACTTTTATAGAATTACAATCTATTGCTGATGAAGTTTTAGAAACTGATTATAAAAGCGGAAATCAATTATTTGCAGTGTTGTTAGAAGGTAATTTTAATTCAGCTTATAAAAATCGAGTAAAACCTTTTGAAACATCTCTTTTTAAAGAAAATGCAATTAATAATAAAATGATTGTAATTGCTGATGGTGATGTTGGGAAAAATCAGATTTTAAAAGAACAACCTTTTGATTTATCTAGAGATAAATGGACAAACGAACAATTTGGGAATAAAGATTTCTTACTAAATTCAGTTGATTATTTATTAGATGATGTTGGTTTGATGAATTTAAGAAACAAGTCACTACAAATAAGAATGTTAGACAAACAAAAAGCCTTTAAAGAAAGAACTTATTGGCAATTCTTAAATGTTGTTTTACCGCTAATTTTATTATTTATTTTTGGGTTTGTTTTTAATTATTTAAGAAAAAGAAAATATAGTTAG
- the gldF gene encoding gliding motility-associated ABC transporter permease subunit GldF: MIAILKKEFNSFFSSPIAYLVIGVFLLINGLFLWIFKDDFNILNAGFADINPFFFLAPWVFLFLIPAITMKSFADEFNNGTIELLKTKPISDWQIVLGKFWASLLLVVVALVPTLTYVFTVNELGNPVGNLDFGSTIGSYIGLLFLASTYTAIGLFTSTLSKNQIVAFILGVFITFILFYGFDSISNSFGNDSITIKKIGINEHFKSISRGVIDTRDVIYFLSVTFFFLFITKTRLENE, encoded by the coding sequence TTGATAGCCATATTAAAAAAAGAATTCAACTCATTTTTCTCAAGCCCAATTGCTTATTTAGTAATTGGTGTTTTCTTGTTGATTAATGGTTTATTTCTTTGGATTTTTAAAGACGATTTTAATATTTTAAATGCAGGTTTTGCAGATATCAATCCGTTTTTCTTTTTAGCTCCTTGGGTTTTTCTATTCTTAATTCCTGCAATTACTATGAAGAGTTTTGCTGATGAGTTTAACAACGGAACCATAGAACTTTTAAAAACAAAACCAATTTCTGATTGGCAAATTGTCTTAGGGAAATTTTGGGCTTCACTCCTACTAGTTGTTGTTGCTTTAGTTCCCACTTTAACTTATGTTTTTACGGTTAATGAATTAGGAAACCCAGTTGGAAATCTAGATTTCGGGAGTACAATTGGCTCTTATATTGGTCTATTGTTTTTAGCATCAACATATACAGCAATTGGTTTATTTACTTCTACTCTATCTAAAAATCAGATAGTTGCCTTTATTTTAGGTGTTTTTATCACTTTTATATTATTTTATGGTTTCGATTCGATTTCTAATTCATTTGGAAACGATTCTATCACCATAAAAAAAATAGGAATTAACGAACATTTTAAAAGCATTTCACGTGGTGTTATTGATACAAGAGATGTAATTTATTTTTTAAGTGTTACTTTTTTCTTTTTATTCATTACTAAAACACGTTTAGAAAATGAATAA
- a CDS encoding GNAT family N-acetyltransferase yields MTYNFTPFPVLETERLTLRALTLEDAKPLFALRSNKSINKFIERKVPRNLSEIRAFIEKIAISIENNKRVFWVLESKNSNELLGSISLSYFDFEDNYAEIGYEIHPDYQDRGYMTEALNEVVKFGFDNLELKTIEAFTHQNNNASIALLEKNNFVSFPERRDEGFENNRSWMIEKN; encoded by the coding sequence ATGACATACAATTTTACCCCTTTTCCAGTTTTAGAAACAGAAAGACTAACTTTAAGAGCATTAACATTAGAAGATGCAAAACCTTTATTTGCCTTAAGATCTAACAAATCTATTAACAAATTTATAGAAAGAAAGGTACCAAGAAACTTATCTGAAATAAGAGCTTTTATCGAAAAAATTGCTATCTCAATAGAGAATAACAAACGCGTATTTTGGGTTTTAGAATCTAAAAACAGTAATGAACTTTTAGGGTCTATTAGTTTGAGTTACTTCGATTTTGAAGATAATTATGCAGAAATTGGTTATGAAATTCATCCAGATTATCAAGATAGAGGTTATATGACAGAAGCCTTAAATGAAGTTGTAAAATTTGGTTTCGACAATTTAGAGTTAAAAACTATAGAGGCTTTCACGCACCAAAATAATAATGCTTCTATTGCGTTATTAGAAAAAAACAATTTTGTTTCTTTTCCAGAAAGAAGAGATGAAGGTTTTGAAAACAACAGAAGTTGGATGATAGAGAAAAATTAA
- a CDS encoding putative quinol monooxygenase, protein MFVRIVKMSFHQEHIKAFQEIFEEKKEFIRNSDGCKLLELYQDKNNPEIFFTYSYWEKEENLENYRNSELFKTVWAKTKILFNDKPAAWSVDKKVSLA, encoded by the coding sequence ATGTTTGTACGAATTGTAAAGATGAGTTTTCATCAAGAACATATTAAGGCTTTTCAAGAAATTTTTGAAGAAAAAAAAGAATTTATAAGAAATTCTGATGGTTGTAAATTACTAGAGCTTTATCAAGATAAAAATAATCCTGAAATATTTTTCACCTATTCTTATTGGGAAAAAGAAGAAAATTTAGAAAACTACAGAAATTCTGAACTCTTTAAAACAGTTTGGGCAAAAACAAAAATATTATTTAACGACAAACCGGCTGCATGGAGTGTAGATAAAAAAGTTTCATTAGCTTAA
- a CDS encoding SAM hydrolase/SAM-dependent halogenase family protein, protein MAFITLTTDFGTKDHFVGAVKGAIYSELEDAKIVDITHEISPFNITETAYILKNSYKSFPKGTIHIIGVDSELSDENKHIALELDGHFFVCPDNGLISMIASEIKPTKIVEINIHDRIESSFPVLDVFVQVACFIARGGNLTVIGKEINEFKKIIEIQPKANQAETQIVGGIIYIDNYGNVITNISKKMFNDIGKGRNFKITAKKHSFTKIFSKYNEVATNSAYSNQQYEGHKLAIFNSAEYLEIAIYRSNLDTVGGASSLLGLAYRDTVVIDFVNQPEQEFTILN, encoded by the coding sequence ATGGCATTTATAACGCTTACTACAGATTTTGGAACCAAAGATCATTTTGTGGGTGCTGTTAAAGGAGCTATTTATTCTGAATTGGAAGATGCTAAAATTGTAGATATTACTCATGAAATATCTCCATTTAACATTACAGAAACTGCGTATATTTTAAAAAATTCTTACAAAAGCTTTCCTAAAGGAACCATACATATAATTGGTGTAGATTCAGAATTAAGTGATGAAAATAAACATATAGCATTAGAATTAGATGGTCATTTTTTTGTGTGTCCAGACAATGGTTTAATCTCTATGATTGCTTCAGAAATTAAACCAACAAAAATTGTTGAAATTAATATTCATGATAGAATAGAAAGTAGTTTTCCTGTATTAGATGTTTTTGTACAAGTTGCCTGCTTTATTGCTAGAGGCGGAAATTTAACTGTTATTGGAAAAGAAATTAATGAGTTTAAAAAGATTATTGAGATTCAACCAAAAGCAAATCAGGCAGAAACTCAAATAGTAGGTGGTATTATATACATAGATAATTATGGAAACGTAATTACCAACATCAGTAAAAAAATGTTTAATGACATTGGCAAAGGAAGAAATTTTAAAATTACAGCTAAAAAGCATTCTTTTACTAAAATCTTCTCAAAATATAATGAAGTTGCAACTAATAGCGCTTACAGTAATCAACAGTATGAGGGTCATAAATTAGCCATTTTTAATTCTGCCGAATATTTAGAAATTGCTATTTACAGAAGTAATTTAGACACTGTTGGTGGTGCTTCTTCTTTATTAGGCTTGGCCTATAGAGATACAGTAGTTATTGATTTTGTTAATCAACCAGAACAAGAATTTACCATTTTAAATTAA
- a CDS encoding PhoH family protein: protein MNERIIELTEINPGEFFGAQNSTIEQLKRYFPKIKIVARGSKMKIYGESDLLDEFEIRIERLIKYYNRYNKLDENSIERILTSSGNDEKNAASKKAKDVLVHGVSGRLIKPQTENQRKMVTLMAKNDMLFAVGPAGTGKTYTAVALAVKALKEKEVRRIILTRPAVESGENLGFLPGDLKEKLDPYMQPLYDALRDMIPHERLESHLEKGVIQIAPLAFMRGRTLDNAFVILDEAQNTTHNQMKMFLTRMGKSAKFIITGDPGQIDLPRKQVSGLKESLLALKDIDGIAQVYLDDKDVVRHKLVKKIISAYKSIETE, encoded by the coding sequence TTGAACGAACGCATTATAGAACTAACAGAAATTAATCCTGGTGAATTTTTTGGAGCACAAAACAGTACAATAGAACAGCTTAAAAGATACTTTCCTAAAATTAAAATTGTAGCAAGAGGCTCTAAAATGAAGATTTATGGAGAATCTGATCTTTTAGATGAATTTGAAATTAGAATCGAGAGATTAATAAAGTACTACAACAGATATAATAAGTTAGACGAAAATAGTATAGAACGTATTTTAACTTCTTCTGGAAATGATGAAAAAAATGCAGCTTCTAAAAAAGCAAAAGACGTTTTAGTGCATGGTGTTAGTGGAAGGTTGATAAAACCGCAAACAGAAAACCAACGTAAAATGGTTACTTTAATGGCAAAAAATGACATGCTTTTTGCAGTAGGACCTGCAGGAACAGGTAAAACATATACAGCAGTTGCTTTGGCTGTAAAAGCATTAAAGGAAAAAGAAGTTAGAAGAATTATTTTAACAAGACCAGCAGTAGAATCTGGAGAAAATTTAGGGTTTCTTCCTGGTGATTTAAAAGAAAAATTAGACCCTTATATGCAACCTTTATATGATGCATTAAGAGATATGATTCCGCATGAACGTTTAGAATCTCATTTAGAAAAAGGCGTAATTCAAATTGCACCTTTGGCATTTATGCGTGGTAGAACTTTAGACAATGCGTTTGTAATTTTAGATGAAGCACAAAACACAACGCACAATCAAATGAAAATGTTTTTAACCAGAATGGGAAAAAGTGCAAAGTTTATTATTACTGGAGATCCAGGGCAAATAGATTTACCTAGAAAGCAAGTTTCTGGCTTAAAAGAATCTTTATTAGCTTTAAAAGATATTGACGGAATTGCACAAGTTTATCTAGATGATAAAGATGTGGTTAGACACAAACTCGTTAAAAAAATTATATCAGCATATAAAAGTATAGAAACAGAATGA
- a CDS encoding phosphoribosylaminoimidazolesuccinocarboxamide synthase, with translation MNTINETNFKFPNQNSVYKGKVREIYNINDELLVMIATDRLSAFDVILPRQIPFKGQILNQIATKMMNDTADVVPNWLIANPDENVAVGHLCEPFKVEMVIRGYMSGHAAREYKLGKRVLCGVEMAEGLKENDKFPNPIITPSTKADNGEHDEDISREDILAKGIVSEEDYLILEDYTRKLFKRGTEIAAKRGLILVDTKYEFGKTKDGKIVLIDEIHTPDSSRYFYAEGYQERQNKGESQKQLSKEFVRQWLIENGFQGQDNQQIPEMSDAKITEISNRYIELFEQITGETFVKASTENVLNRIEENVNSFLSN, from the coding sequence ATGAATACAATTAACGAAACGAATTTTAAGTTTCCGAACCAAAATTCTGTTTACAAAGGTAAAGTAAGAGAAATTTACAATATTAATGACGAGCTTCTAGTAATGATTGCAACAGATAGATTGTCTGCTTTCGATGTAATTTTGCCACGTCAAATTCCTTTTAAAGGTCAAATATTGAATCAGATTGCAACTAAAATGATGAATGACACAGCAGATGTTGTGCCTAATTGGTTAATTGCAAACCCAGATGAAAACGTAGCAGTTGGTCATTTATGTGAGCCTTTTAAAGTAGAAATGGTTATTAGAGGTTATATGTCTGGTCATGCAGCTCGTGAATACAAATTAGGTAAAAGAGTTTTGTGTGGCGTTGAAATGGCAGAAGGTTTAAAGGAGAATGATAAATTTCCAAATCCTATAATTACACCATCTACAAAAGCAGATAATGGAGAACATGATGAAGATATTTCAAGAGAAGATATTTTAGCAAAAGGAATTGTTTCTGAAGAAGATTATCTAATTTTAGAAGATTATACGCGTAAATTATTCAAAAGAGGAACAGAAATTGCTGCAAAAAGAGGACTTATTTTGGTAGATACTAAATATGAATTCGGAAAAACAAAAGACGGTAAAATTGTTTTAATTGATGAAATTCATACGCCAGATTCTTCAAGATATTTTTATGCTGAAGGATATCAAGAAAGACAAAATAAAGGCGAATCTCAAAAACAATTGTCTAAAGAGTTTGTAAGACAATGGTTAATTGAAAACGGGTTCCAGGGACAAGATAATCAGCAAATACCAGAAATGTCTGATGCCAAAATCACAGAAATTTCAAATAGATATATAGAATTATTCGAACAAATTACTGGAGAAACTTTTGTAAAAGCTTCTACAGAAAATGTATTAAATAGAATTGAAGAGAATGTAAATTCTTTTTTATCAAACTAA
- the fabV gene encoding enoyl-ACP reductase FabV, which yields MIIEPRTRGFICLTSHPTGCEQNVKNQIEYVKSKGKIEGAKKVLVLGSSTGFGLASRITSAFGSDAATIGVFFDKPATEGRPASPGYYNTAAFEKEAHAAGLYAKSINGDAFSNEIKQQVVDLIKEDLGQIDLVIYSLASPVRTHPNTGERFKSVLKPIGEVFTNKTVDFHTGKVSEISINPAEGDDIKNTVTVMGGEDWKMWIDALKAENLLSEGATTVAYSYIGPEVTKPVYRNGTIGAAKDHLEATAFEITDELKSIGGKAYVSVNKALVTQASSAIPVIPLYISLLYKIMKAKGIHEGCIEQIQRLYSERLFGGDLDLDDKGRIRIDDWEMREDVQEEIAELWKKATTENLSELGDLKGYSDEFFSLFGFKVPGVDYDKDVNELVVVPSEK from the coding sequence ATGATTATAGAACCAAGAACAAGAGGCTTTATCTGTTTAACTTCACATCCAACAGGTTGTGAACAAAACGTAAAAAATCAAATAGAATATGTAAAATCTAAAGGAAAAATTGAAGGCGCTAAAAAAGTTTTAGTATTAGGTTCTTCAACAGGTTTTGGTTTAGCATCAAGAATTACAAGTGCTTTTGGATCTGACGCAGCAACAATTGGTGTCTTTTTTGACAAACCAGCAACTGAAGGAAGACCAGCTTCACCAGGTTATTATAATACTGCAGCTTTCGAAAAAGAAGCTCATGCAGCAGGTTTATATGCAAAAAGTATAAATGGAGATGCGTTTTCTAACGAGATTAAACAACAAGTTGTAGACTTAATAAAAGAAGATTTAGGTCAGATAGATTTGGTTATTTATAGTTTGGCTTCGCCAGTTAGAACACATCCAAATACAGGAGAAAGATTTAAGTCGGTTTTAAAACCAATAGGAGAAGTTTTTACAAATAAAACGGTAGATTTTCATACAGGAAAAGTATCGGAAATATCTATAAATCCTGCTGAAGGAGATGATATTAAAAATACAGTAACTGTAATGGGAGGTGAAGATTGGAAAATGTGGATAGATGCTTTAAAAGCAGAAAATTTACTTTCTGAAGGAGCAACAACAGTAGCCTATTCTTACATTGGCCCAGAAGTTACAAAACCTGTGTATAGAAATGGTACAATTGGTGCGGCAAAAGATCATCTAGAAGCAACTGCTTTTGAAATTACAGACGAACTAAAATCAATTGGTGGAAAAGCATATGTTTCTGTAAACAAAGCATTGGTTACACAAGCAAGTTCTGCAATTCCAGTAATTCCATTGTACATTTCTTTGTTGTATAAAATCATGAAAGCCAAAGGAATACACGAAGGTTGTATTGAGCAAATTCAACGTTTATATTCAGAACGTTTATTTGGTGGCGATTTAGATTTAGATGATAAAGGAAGAATTAGAATTGATGACTGGGAAATGCGAGAAGATGTTCAGGAAGAAATTGCTGAACTTTGGAAAAAAGCAACAACAGAAAACTTATCTGAACTAGGAGATTTAAAAGGCTATAGTGATGAGTTTTTTAGCCTATTTGGTTTTAAAGTTCCTGGTGTAGATTATGATAAAGATGTAAATGAACTAGTTGTAGTACCTAGTGAAAAATAA
- a CDS encoding glyoxalase, whose amino-acid sequence MNKERPVLSGLVNKGTSETEEFQNKTLRPVIKMQHQLLISSFKNYLLKRKIDFPALSEQKRRGRVAAIFKTDNNYKNFTLGLIIAHFSMEEFEFYKPVSSEINRRILQIITKRIQDSFQEILS is encoded by the coding sequence ATGAATAAAGAAAGACCAGTTTTAAGCGGATTAGTAAATAAAGGAACTTCAGAAACGGAAGAGTTTCAAAATAAAACTTTAAGACCCGTTATTAAAATGCAACATCAGTTGCTAATTAGCTCTTTTAAAAATTATCTTCTAAAGAGAAAAATAGATTTTCCAGCATTATCAGAACAAAAGAGAAGAGGTAGAGTTGCTGCTATTTTTAAGACGGATAATAATTATAAAAACTTTACTTTAGGTTTAATTATAGCTCATTTTTCTATGGAAGAATTTGAGTTTTATAAACCAGTTTCTTCAGAAATAAATAGAAGAATTCTACAAATTATAACGAAAAGAATTCAAGATAGTTTTCAAGAAATATTATCATAA
- a CDS encoding TerC family protein, translating to MLENIFTLLMLVMLQAVLGFDNLLYISLESKKAPESDQKKVRKNGILIAIILRIVLLFLLVSIIDYFQEPFSFLTGKIEDIVSFAFNGHSIIVLLGGGFIIYTAIKEIWHMISTKGLEVSEMATEKRSKSSKAVIFSIVLMNLVFSFDSILAAIGLTSEIENSTTAFIIMAIAIVISGLLMLFMADKISVFLSKNRMYEVLGLFILFIVGIMLVTEGGHLAHLKLFGNEIVPMSKTTFYFVLAILIIVDVVQGRYQKKLLAEKK from the coding sequence ATGTTAGAAAATATTTTTACGCTACTAATGTTAGTAATGTTACAAGCTGTTCTAGGTTTTGACAACTTATTATACATTTCTTTAGAATCTAAAAAAGCACCTGAATCTGATCAAAAAAAAGTTAGAAAAAATGGAATTTTAATTGCAATCATTTTAAGGATTGTACTTCTATTCTTGTTAGTTTCTATTATCGATTATTTTCAAGAACCATTTTCTTTTTTAACAGGAAAAATTGAAGATATTGTAAGTTTTGCTTTTAACGGACATAGTATTATTGTTCTTTTAGGTGGAGGATTTATCATTTACACAGCCATTAAAGAAATTTGGCACATGATTTCTACCAAAGGATTGGAAGTATCTGAAATGGCAACAGAAAAAAGATCTAAATCTTCTAAAGCAGTTATTTTTAGTATTGTTTTAATGAATTTAGTTTTTTCTTTTGATTCTATTTTAGCAGCAATTGGTTTAACTAGTGAAATAGAAAACTCTACTACTGCATTTATTATTATGGCAATTGCCATTGTTATCAGTGGATTATTGATGCTTTTTATGGCAGATAAAATTTCTGTTTTCTTATCAAAAAATAGAATGTATGAAGTTTTAGGATTATTTATACTTTTTATTGTGGGTATAATGTTGGTTACTGAAGGTGGACATTTAGCGCATTTAAAATTATTTGGAAACGAAATTGTACCAATGAGTAAAACTACATTTTACTTTGTATTGGCAATTTTAATTATTGTTGATGTTGTACAAGGAAGATATCAAAAGAAATTATTGGCTGAAAAGAAATAA
- a CDS encoding sulfite exporter TauE/SafE family protein, with amino-acid sequence MSLLNIELLQTNWIIILLFFTVAIFYASVGFGGGSSYLAILALTGIVFTQIRATALLCNIVVVFGNVFLYNRREKLNFKKILPLILLSIPFAYLGGYLKISQQFFFILLGFTLLFAAITMWVSKRIVSTHENKIDTKPVKNATYGGIIGFISGMVGIGGGIFLAPLLHLTNWDTPKRIAATASFFILVNSVAGLIGQYSNPDFYIDWNLTYILLVTVFFGGQIGNRISNNYFTPIQLKKATAILIAVVSIRILIKYLV; translated from the coding sequence ATGTCATTATTAAACATTGAACTTCTTCAAACTAACTGGATTATTATTTTGCTCTTTTTTACAGTTGCAATTTTTTATGCTTCTGTAGGTTTTGGTGGTGGCTCAAGCTACCTGGCTATTCTTGCTTTAACAGGAATTGTTTTTACACAAATTAGAGCAACTGCTCTATTATGTAATATTGTTGTGGTTTTTGGAAATGTATTTTTATATAATAGGAGAGAAAAATTAAATTTCAAAAAGATTCTTCCGCTCATTTTGTTAAGTATTCCTTTTGCTTATTTGGGTGGCTATTTAAAAATAAGTCAGCAATTCTTCTTTATTTTATTAGGTTTTACTTTGTTATTTGCAGCAATTACAATGTGGGTTTCTAAACGAATTGTTTCTACACATGAAAATAAAATTGACACAAAACCCGTGAAAAATGCAACTTACGGTGGAATTATTGGATTTATTTCTGGTATGGTTGGTATTGGAGGTGGTATTTTTTTAGCGCCGCTTTTACACTTAACTAATTGGGATACACCTAAAAGAATTGCTGCAACTGCAAGTTTTTTTATTCTTGTAAACTCTGTTGCTGGTTTGATAGGGCAATATTCTAATCCAGATTTTTATATTGATTGGAATTTAACTTACATCTTATTAGTTACCGTTTTCTTTGGTGGACAAATTGGTAATAGAATAAGTAATAACTACTTTACTCCTATTCAACTTAAAAAAGCAACTGCCATTTTAATAGCTGTTGTGAGTATTCGAATTTTGATTAAATATTTAGTTTAA